Proteins from a single region of Amycolatopsis sp. CA-230715:
- a CDS encoding class I adenylate-forming enzyme family protein — protein sequence MIGKDERARIIEDTELGAGNVLHRVKAYGRPMDERVLWTDGTWQAPGGGSPSVLTLGELHDVVETYASWYHARGVRPRDPVAIHTYSSTEFAINFLALTSLGAIPSFVNGNLRPEIAREYVRRQGAVGVLTDEAHAAVFEGHLDSLNLTFGTSAAAIGAEERRPLPAAYPYSHDRTDPIIISHSSGTTGMPKAVPHTHETLLYAQLHRLKLSVGSAMGRLLVALPGSHNAAISVMMFGLLLRSPVYLLSSQRGGDVLDAAEEFKPTTIFAFAGTYGEMAAHDLSERDLSSVEAWYNTGDAAHEAHVRALIAQGSFETVGKDLKRHRVAGSVFTDGLGSSETGYSIFHNGHKPGSTAYGRCIGKPMSFAQAAVLSEDGKPLPPGEIGRLGVKSPTLTPGYWNDSLTFHRLRLGGYWLTGDLSYQDEEGRFYHLDRAPDAIRTGSGIVFSTRTEELLLREFPELADCTVVAVAPDGVRADWDGDGTAEAYVLLQVGEGAGIRDERDDATWTVVVNEVLAAHGFPALTKALRMDAADVVKGATGKVLKREMRERFRARLLAAGDPA from the coding sequence GTGATCGGCAAGGACGAACGCGCGCGGATCATCGAGGACACCGAGCTCGGCGCGGGCAACGTGCTGCACCGCGTCAAGGCCTACGGCAGGCCGATGGACGAACGGGTGCTGTGGACCGACGGCACCTGGCAGGCACCCGGCGGCGGCTCGCCGAGCGTGCTCACCCTCGGCGAACTCCACGACGTGGTCGAAACCTACGCGAGCTGGTACCACGCCAGGGGCGTGCGCCCGCGCGATCCCGTCGCGATCCACACCTACTCCAGCACCGAGTTCGCGATCAACTTCCTGGCGCTGACCTCGCTCGGCGCGATCCCGTCCTTCGTCAACGGGAACCTGCGCCCCGAGATCGCCCGCGAATACGTGCGCCGGCAGGGCGCCGTCGGCGTCCTCACCGACGAGGCGCACGCCGCCGTCTTCGAAGGCCACCTCGACTCGCTGAACCTCACCTTCGGGACGAGCGCGGCGGCGATCGGCGCCGAAGAACGGCGGCCGCTGCCCGCGGCGTACCCGTACTCGCACGACCGGACCGACCCGATCATCATCTCGCACTCCTCCGGCACCACCGGGATGCCCAAGGCCGTACCGCACACCCACGAAACCCTGCTCTACGCCCAGTTGCACCGTCTCAAACTGTCCGTCGGCTCCGCGATGGGGCGCCTGCTCGTCGCGCTGCCCGGCTCGCACAACGCGGCGATCTCGGTAATGATGTTCGGCCTGCTGCTGCGCTCCCCGGTGTACCTGCTCTCCAGCCAGCGCGGCGGCGACGTGCTGGACGCGGCCGAGGAGTTCAAGCCCACCACCATCTTCGCCTTCGCGGGCACCTATGGCGAGATGGCCGCGCACGATCTGTCCGAACGCGACCTGTCCTCTGTGGAGGCTTGGTACAACACCGGTGACGCCGCGCACGAAGCGCACGTCCGGGCCCTCATCGCGCAGGGCAGCTTCGAAACCGTCGGCAAGGACCTCAAACGGCACCGCGTGGCGGGTTCGGTGTTCACCGACGGGCTCGGCTCCTCGGAAACCGGCTACTCGATCTTCCACAACGGACACAAGCCCGGCAGCACCGCCTACGGGCGCTGCATCGGGAAGCCGATGAGCTTCGCGCAGGCCGCGGTGCTCTCCGAGGACGGAAAACCGCTCCCGCCCGGCGAAATCGGCAGGCTCGGCGTGAAGTCGCCGACACTGACGCCGGGGTACTGGAACGACTCGCTCACCTTCCACCGGCTGCGGCTCGGCGGCTACTGGCTGACCGGCGATCTGTCCTATCAGGACGAGGAAGGCCGGTTCTACCACCTCGACCGCGCACCGGACGCGATCAGGACCGGCAGCGGCATCGTGTTCAGCACCAGGACAGAGGAACTGCTCCTGCGCGAGTTCCCCGAACTGGCCGACTGCACCGTCGTCGCGGTCGCGCCCGACGGCGTGCGCGCGGACTGGGACGGCGACGGGACGGCCGAGGCCTACGTCCTGCTCCAGGTCGGCGAGGGCGCGGGAATCCGCGACGAGCGGGACGACGCGACGTGGACCGTGGTGGTGAACGAGGTGCTCGCCGCGCACGGGTTCCCGGCACTGACCAAGGCGTTGCGGATGGACGCCGCCGACGTCGTCAAGGGCGCCACCGGCAAGGTGCTCAAACGTGAGATGCGGGAACGGTTCCGCGCCCGCCTGCTCGCCGCGGGGGACCCGGCATGA